tcaaggccaggttggacagggctttgagcaacctggtctagtggaaggtgtccctgtccatggcaggggggtgggaactagatgatctttaaggtcccttccaacccaagccattctatgattcatgGAGGTGTAGTTTGCCACTGTGCTTTGTTCTttcccacagcagggcaggaatcTCAAGCATGTTCAATAGAGTGCCTCTAAGTCTCTTACAGGCCTATGTTATCTAAACACAGATGTTCTACTTGTCCAACACACAAGGCTAAACAACAGTTAGTATCATATATGTGTTTTTCTACATCGCAGCTGCAAGTCACTTGAGTGTGTTTACAATCCTCCTCACCGACCTTCCATTTTTGTCCCACACCATGCAAGCCCTcctgagctgcctgctgctgaggGAGCATGGCTGAGCAGCATGGACTGTGGCCAGGCATGTTTGGAGGATGAGAGGACCCTTGTGGTTTTGTGGAGAAAGCAGTTCGAAATAAaacacaggcagggcagaggttggggcaggggggggtaAAGACCTTCCAAGGAgcaaggcaggaggagatgAAGGAGAGGATTTGATTTAGTAGAAACCAGGAAATCTTCTGTAATAAATGGGATGGTGGTGAAAACCAGGCTGTAGGATTTCCAGCTCAGACAGGGTGACAGGATGTGTAAGCAAAAGAGGGGGATAGAGGGGATAGAAGATGCTAGGTGGGGAGAGCAACCAGCCCTGACCCTAAATCAAAGAAATTCTGATGTGAAAGACTGGGCTGATTACAAGACTGCTTGGAGAGGGATGATGAAGCACAACCTAAATGACTCAGCTGCCGATTCAACCAGGCAATAGAAGTAGATAACCAGGCTGTGACCAGCTGCGGAACTCTGCTGGCTGACACATGGGCCAGTCTGACATGTGGTGGTCaccctctgcctggggatgtCCAGGTGCTGAGAGatgccagcagagctgcccgGGAACGTGGTGCCAGGCTGGACATGGCAGAGAGGTGGAGGTCAGGACTTGCTCCACAGCCTTAACCAGCTCAACCCTGGAGGGCCATCCAGTGCCGCTCTTGTTACAAGGATGCAGCCGGGTGCTGCTTGAGCACACAGGAGGAATTAAGTGTTTTAAAGCCAGCGTCAGGGTTTCTGTCTGGCGGCGGCAGGGCACACTCGACCCTGCAGCTAGAAAACGTTCCTGCAGTGCTGCTACTGGATCAGTGCCCTCACAAGTTGATTCAGCAGCTGAACTTATTTTCGGGCACGTTTTCTTGTTCAGCCTGAGATTAAGTCATCACCTTCACTTCCAGCTCATTTCAGTGCAGGAAAATTAAGCCCACCGCAAAGTGaaagtgtttcagaaaatgatactttgttccaaaaaaaattatactggaAATGCTTcgaatttttctttttcccccagctgaAATGACTGTCAGAGCTTGCCACCCCTCTCCACTGCCTCCGTTTGACAGTGATCTTCACTATTCAGTAACAGTACAACCTAGGGACCTTAATATTTGGAATGAAACTCACCCCTTTTCCCAAGGCTGAGGAATGGGCTCATTTCCGAGGTCTGTCCCTGGGGGCTGCAGTGCTTGCCGTGGTGGGAAGCTTGCAGGGAAGTCCTGGAGAGGATGTCCAAGGAGGAATCAGGTCATGGGGTTTGTCCCTGGGGATCTGAGCTCCCCTCCTCCTGGATTGAGGGAGTGGATGCTCAACGAGGGGAGGACATGAGCTCTGCCAGGGCGTGGGAGCTGGTTGAGGCACGTCCTGGTGGCTGAGTcagctctcctgccctccttaCACTCCCTTGCAGTGCCACGGTGGGAACGCCACCATTCGTGCTTGCCCGTGATCCTCCCCTTAAGCACAGCAAAGCCTGAGACCAGCCTCTCTTTAACCCTAGCTTTACTTTTCCTGGCAGCTGTCCAGTTCACGGGGGACTGGGAGACTGGTTGGGTGAAGGCAAACACCTCCTACAAGTCCTTCAGCCATGCCCTGGTGAATGCGGACATTGGGCTGCATGTCGGCCTGGCAGGGGTGAACATCACGCTCATGGGTGAGTCTGATGTCCCCATCTGCAGCTCTGGAGAGGCCATGGCCCCAGGAGTTCTCCAAGTCATCTGTGGGTGGCCTTGGTCTGCGTGGAGGCTCCTGGGACCCTGCTGTCACTGGGGtgcccctgctcctggctggcagTGCCCAGGCTGCTGGGACACAGCAGGACCTCAGTCTTCTCCCTCTGGCAGGAAACCCAGTGAATCAGGTCAACGAGACCATCAACTACAACGAGCACTTTGCCTGGAGCTTCGATGCAGACTATGACCACAGCTATAGTGAAGGCCTGGAGAaggggctgcccagccccaTCCTCTACGTGGCAGAGAAGTTCACCATGCAAAGCCCCTGTGGCGTGCACAGGCAGTACCGCATCTCCGGCCACTACGCATCGGCCACTCTCTGGTGAGTCTTTCTCTCCTGGtgtggggagaggagatgcAAGGATGTGGGAAGGGCTCTGCTACCTTGTCCCTAGGCCTCTGAGATGGATGCTGATTGCAtgctgccaggaggaaagcCACGTGCATGGAGGGACCTCTGCAGGGTCTGGGGTCAAACTGGTGGCCCTGTAGGCACCTTGGGCTGAGCAGATGGGAGGTCTGGGTTCTCTCTGCTAGTCAGCTCCACCAGGGCTGGGCACAGAGAGAGGAATGGGTAAAGATCCTTGCCATGATGTGGTGATGATGGCAGGGGTCCATCCCCATGGAGGGAATTGGAGCTGCTGTCCTTGGTGGCCCAGAGAGACCCATGGGCATGTGCAGAACTCTCCCATCCACATCTGTGAGGGTGTTTAATGTCTGGGAGTGGGACCAGATGAGGAAAAGCTGATGATGCTGTCATTGTGGGGTCAATCTCGACTCTttagcaggagctgctgcacagCAATATCTTGTCACTCACTTAGGCTGAGGGAGAGCTGGTCCACAGCTGTCAGGAGATGGTCCCCTCTACCATGGATTGTGGAGGGCAAGGGCCATTGCAGTACTGTTCCCCCTGCTCTGGGTTTGACAGCAAGGACATGGAAGCTGGGAAAGGGGCCTGGCAATGCCAAGAGCTTCTGGCCCATAGCTGAAGGCTTCCCCTGTCGCCCAGCTCCTCAGCCAAGTCCAGAGCTCCTGAAAATGACTTATGCCTGCTCCTGCAATTATCCCAGTCCTGTGTGCTGCTCTCTGGGGTCTGCACTGCCTTGCAGGTTGAAGGGCAAGGAGCTGAGATGTTCTAGATACACTGAGTGGGCTGCCATAGCGCCCTTGAGGCTGGTACGGTCTGTGGGCTGAGCAATGGGAAGAGGAAATCTGGGCTTCTGCCTTCTGGATGTAGCAGTGTGAGTGTTGCACATCTGCTTGCTTAGCCTGGGAGGCTAGGGATCACTCCAGCCTGCCCACAGAGCTGCTTGGCCTCACACAATGCAACCTAGAGCCCAGATTCTTCCTCCCACATGGAAACCCTCACATTGAGAATCCTAGTCTGTGGCACTTGCACAACTCATCCATTGATCTTCTCTTGTCTCCAGGGTGGCCTTTTGCACTTGGCTCATCTCCAACATGCTCTTCTCCATGCCTGTCCTAGTCTATGGAGGGTACATGCTCCTGGTCACAGGGGCCTTCATGATCTTTTCGTTGCTCTCATTCTCCACTGTGAGGAACTCCCCCATGTGCCTGATCCGGTTTGGGACCGCAACCCTACACATAGGCTATGGGGGATCTTTCTGGCTCACACTAGCGATTGGTAAGGACACCAAGCTACATGAGGGCACACCACCTTGTCCTTCTAGGTGTGCAAGAGTCCCAGTGCTTTGCCCCTAGAAATGGAGGCGAGAGAGCTCGGGGAGTGCAGCCCACCAGAGCCCCAGCCTGTGCCTTGGCAAAGCAGATCCTGGCAGAGATGTAGAGAGGGCTGGCAGAAGGGGGAACACTATCCCCATCTCAAGGGATGGTGCAGGGATTTTTAGTCCCTGAGGTGCAGTAATACAAGGAGATAGGGATCTCTTGCCTGGGTTTTAAGACCCATGCCTGGGTTTTAAGAtgctcagcacagcagctgaaGCCACCTCATACAGTAGAAGGCATCTTCCACAAGAGAAGGCATTTTCCCCTGGCAGGGGGCCAGCAGAGGAGGGTTGTGGGATGGGAAGTTTTCTGGTGTTTACAGGAACACTCTCAGAGAGCACATTGTCTTCCAGGCTTGCTCTGTTTTGTGTCTGGGATCACTGTTGTCACACTGCACTACTTCAACCTGGACCTACTGAAAACTTTCTTTGATCTCCATGAGGACAATGTAGAGGAGTACCAGGACATGACTGAAGTGTTCATCAACCCTCATTTCGTGAGCAAAGGACTGTCTTCTTCTCAGCCCTCCAAACTCAACCCCAACAGCATCTAGAATAAAGTTTTTCCCACTCTTTTCCTGAAGGTGGGCCCGAAAGGGCAGGGCACAAATGTTTCTTGATGTCCCCAGAGACCGACTTCCCCATCCAACTGCCTTTGAAGAGTGCATGAGTCCACGTTGGGATCGGTTCTTGCTGAGAAGTAACTTTGCAGACTGTATATCCCTGACCGTGCCCTCTGGAAAAGGGCAGGCTTTGCAGAGAGCCAGTAAGCTGCAATTGGAGCCCCTTACAGCTCCAGCAACTTGAGCTGCACACTCACCTGGGGATCTCTGTCCCAGGAGAAATGCCCTTCCTGCTCCATGCTCTGGCACAGCTTGGTGCAGTGAGTCTCCAATGGCCAGTTCCCACACCAGAAACTGAGATTACTGGTGAGATTTCTCACAGGGAGCACCCACGCCTCCAAAAGCCAGTGATTAAACCtgctcatttctttcccaagcaCTGACATTTAGTGTAGACATTTAGATGTACCTAGGAAAGCCAGGCACAGACCCAGACTCCGTCAGGCTGGATGCCGCACAAGCTAGAGTAAAAAAGCTGCTCCAGAAATAAAGACTGAGTAAATGTATGATGGTGTTTGGCAGGGAGGATGTTGTGATAAGACTTGTAGCCTCGCATGGGCCAAAAAGATgccacaagaaagaaagaaaggagagggaagaatgAAGTTACCCCCATCCAGCTGGAGCACAGTTGGGCTGGCTGGGTTCCCCACGAAACGCAAGCCTGAGGGCAGGAGTCAAACCCAGCCAAGGTGAGAAATGAATTACATCAAGTTACGTTATTACAAACAGAAGATGGGCTCTGGCACCAAACCCACTGGCCTGATGGCCTCCACAGGCTGGCACAAGGAGATCGCCATATCTGAATATGGAGATCTGGACAGCTGCAGTCCAATTAATTGCAAAGGACATAATTTCAGTCCTTtggctcttttctttctgagaaaaaacCCTCACTGTTAAGTTACTTATTTCTTTTGCATGATATTTGTGTTGCACTAAGGTGATTTGTTATGTGCaagaattattttcaataaaattttattaaaaacccACTCCTTTGAAACACTTCGGGCATTTTCGAGGGCTGGTTTCTTAagagggggctgtggggcgTATCTGCAGGTGAATGCTTGCAAGCCCCTAGCAGCAGCATCATTCCCATGGGGGAAGCTGCCCTGGCAAAGGTGCCCCAAGAAAGGACAAGGCTCACTGGCATGTGTCATGGTAGCCATTGAGAAACGCTTGTCGTGGGGAACAACATGCTGTAGGGATGTAGGAGAGCCTCAAAAGGACTTTAACTAgccaagcagcaggaaaaaagccatAAGATTAAACCAACAAAACTTCCTTAGGAAAAGGAGGATCCTTTCTTGACTCTTTCTTGTATCCAGACATGTCAGGTCCGGAGACATCGTGGGAAGATGCTACAACCAACCACAGGTTATTTGGGCTGGTGTGGGACAGACCCCATGCCCTGAAAGCACAGGAGGCTGGGGGGTTTCCCACCCTTTCTGCCACCGCATCTGGCACTCTCCAGCCTCATCTCCTGCTTTTAGGCATGATTTCCCCCCAATAGCATCCTCAccagaagaaaagctttggCCTGTTGCATCAGACATACAGGGGCATGaacccaaataaacaaaatttgaTCTGTTTGTAGCACCTCCATTCccatctcctcctttccttccctcccactgaaacattttgtcttcctttcagAGGGCTGCGAGAGCACCAATAACTCACAGGCTAGTGGCTGTGGTTTGGGGTCTTTAGAAGCACTGTAAGAAGCAGGAGCCAACCAAATCCCCGATTGTGCTGTTTCCAGCCCAATGTACAGCCCAGCACTTCTCTCAGACTTACATTGAACTTGAGCTGTGGGGTGTCTCACTCTTCCTGACCGCTGATGGGAAGAGcatccctgggcagaggggactTCTCAGGGCCTTCAGGGTAGGGGTGCTGTTGCAGGGGCTCTACTTCTCCTTTGGTTCATATCTATGTGCCTGCAGTTATTTGGTTCCTGTCCAGTTTGTTATGGTTTAGTCTCTGTATCTTGGGGAGGACTCTTAGGGTTTGCTGGGGATGGGCTACAGGGAAAGGCAGTAGCCCAGTGCCTGTAACTGGACAGCCAGGGATGGGTCATGGGTTCTGCTCACCCGAaaagctcttccagctgctcgtgagtaaaacaacagcaaaaaaaatgagGGCAAACTGTCATATTTGAGACACCTTTCCAGACTTGGATATTCTTGTCAACCAGGTCTTGTCGTTTCTCTTCCCAGCTGAGCTCCTGGTGGGGTTGGACCGGAGCATGAATTCAGGAGGGGTCTCCTCGGGCTTTGCCCTGCGTCCCCCCAGTGCCTTACAGCTGGGTGGCTGTCACCTCACAAAGCTCACCCAGGGGAACCATCAGCACATCCTGCGCAGAGGAGCTGGGCTCAGCTGGTAGGGAGGACGTGTCCCACCGCTCCTCgtcttctccctttccctcgTCCAGGTTAAAGACAAGCTTCAGCTTCTCTGGCTGCACAGAGTTCAGGATGATGatgcccagccccagcagcagacACAGCAGCCCTGCAATGCACAGCACAGGGAGACACGTTagcagcccctgcccgccgTGTCCCAGACCCATCCAGACCTGGATCTGGGGTTGGAGGCCAACGGCTCATGGCATCAGCCAGGAGGTCAACAGGTGTTATTTCCCTCTCCACAACTGGACTCTGCCATCAGTTTGGGCTCACCAGTACAAAAGAGAAGTCAATCAACTGGGGCAGATGGCCAAGAGAGTTGGGTCTGGAGCCCCCCATGTATGGTGAAAGGCTGGAGgaactgggattgtttagcctgAAAAAGAGGAGTCTACAGGAGGACCTAATTGCCATCTTCTGCTACTGAAAAATAGCCAATCTCTTCTTGGAGGTGCACAGTCGTAACACGGGAAATTCCAGTttgataaaaggaaataattgctACCCCTGAGTGGGAAAGCTGTGGGGCAGGTCCTGAAAGGCACAGGGGATGTCTAGCCATGGGCATAT
This region of Buteo buteo chromosome 13, bButBut1.hap1.1, whole genome shotgun sequence genomic DNA includes:
- the DUOXA2 gene encoding dual oxidase maturation factor 2, yielding MTLFDGVYPFYPQQRKAFVFDVSTIIVIVVFLTFACSFLLIIPGIRGRARLYWTVRVLLSLVVGVVIVAVQFTGDWETGWVKANTSYKSFSHALVNADIGLHVGLAGVNITLMGNPVNQVNETINYNEHFAWSFDADYDHSYSEGLEKGLPSPILYVAEKFTMQSPCGVHRQYRISGHYASATLWVAFCTWLISNMLFSMPVLVYGGYMLLVTGAFMIFSLLSFSTVRNSPMCLIRFGTATLHIGYGGSFWLTLAIGLLCFVSGITVVTLHYFNLDLLKTFFDLHEDNVEEYQDMTEVFINPHFVSKGLSSSQPSKLNPNSI